One genomic window of Magnolia sinica isolate HGM2019 chromosome 3, MsV1, whole genome shotgun sequence includes the following:
- the LOC131240424 gene encoding uncharacterized protein LOC131240424 isoform X1 — protein sequence MALCRLSVAEKRLLLQKEGFFKPARRWCSSSASPSTSKKSKKTSPSKKMESMKEQRAIAVESVVKKYMELNPGVFPKVTQVHEEVGGSWYILKDILTVLKERMTVNTQIQTEIASAKEDTTVEEASKVTTIEENPDSSTPKSRVQLSDTTADLHMHQKSLTGEKSLVTVEKASDATVMVEDSNNAKLVEARDGYQLSDKHSNEAMQQHERDQEASEQLAGMISQMLGEEADRESPNGFYSNDAKSNKGTLVENEDNLPERKVTSSLAQDWKSVPSSMPVSNGRKVTSLSDIFKTQEMDARADEQMGMANGASKNAWFSDVTKGTPTGDNDRRESRNSGLRPVKDFAKSPQLRAIFDQFYRPNRGPRHENSRVIVPERSRLLNQDGKQKTPSGPSVRDEIEKPERKEKQVWLKESSYWDFIVKDDNAKEDKSCCGGMDRLDKEEERTRISFDMFDSQYVSEDESGSECDIAASDYLKAESTMRIQPTQPTGKGLNTNMFLYTEKGREQKSLVVKFLPKSAKEENIHVAFAFFGPISKICIVPSREENWFNYAYVYFKTEEGLRKALTRREMVVGGADVAVEAGSPLLKMPDRICSPDLVRVPNVPTALLKNPTRTVMIKGLHEGLAFHHLRRALSSCGCISSFTMGPSSDVVYVEFETEDAKEKALATPFISVSGKQLSLLRIDTPRTTVVRISNTAKTVNAKIYHICASYGKIKRLVRRGIDIVDVQFQLIEWANMVKILNRLNGLVIDGHRWVARPGTVIPAEILQTLWSEPDGRQYVCSLIQKLCGEIQGGLIDAADVTGLVSVYYREALAGTVVPAEIHRTIWSDPDGQQKLRKEFQGASMDMAEVAGS from the exons atggccCTCTGTCGTCTCTCTGTTGCAGAGAAAAGGCTCCTCTTGCAGAAAGAAG GATTTTTTAAACCAGCAAGAAGATGGTgttcttcttctgcttctcctTCTACTTCTAAGAAGAGTAAGAAGACATCTCCTTCCAAGAAAATGGAATCCATGAAAGAGCAGAGAGCGATTGCCGTCGAATCCGTAGTCAAGAA ATATATGGAATTGAATCCTGGAGTCTTCCCGAAAGTGACACAAGTTCATGAAGAAGTTGGGGGATCATGGTACATCTTGAAAGACATCCTTACGGTACTGAAGGAAAGGATGACGGTCAATACTCAGATTCAGACAGAAATCGCAAGTGCAAAAGAAGATACTACTGTAGAGGAAGCTTCTAAGGTCACAACAATAGAAGAAAATCCAGATAGTTCCACGCCCAAAAGTAGAGTTCAACTATCAGACACAACGGCTGATCTTCACATGCATCAGAAATCTCTGACAGGTGAAAAATCACTTGTGACAGTAGAGAAGGCTTCTGATGCTACGGTGATGGTAGAAGATTCAAATAATGCCAAGCTAGTTGAGGCTCGGGATGGATATCAACTGTCAGATAAGCATTCAAACGAAGCCATGCAGCAGCATGAGAGAGACCAAGAGGCATCAGAGCAGCTAGCTGGAATGATTAGTCAAATGCTTGGGGAAGAAGCTGATAGAGAATCGCCGAATGGTTTTTATTCAAATGATGCGAAATCAAATAAAGGCACATTGGTAGAAAATGAGGACAACCTGCCAGAAAGAAAGGTGACTTCTTCTCTGGCCCAAGATTGGAAGTCTGTTCCGTCAAGCATGCCTGTATCCAACGGGCGAAAGGTCACCAGCTTATCTGATATATTCAAAACTCAAGAGATGGATGCGAGAGCAGATGAGCAAATGGGCATGGCAAATGGTGCCTCAAAAAATGCTTGGTTTTCAGATGTGACGAAAGGAACACCCACTGGTGACAATGATAGGAGAGAAAGCAGAAATAGTGGGCTTAGACCCGTCAAAGATTTTGCTAAATCACCACAGCTGCGTGCCATTTTTGATCAGTTTTATCGGCCTAATCGAGGCCCGAGACATGAAAATTCAAGGGTCATTGTGCCCGAAAGGTCGAGGCTTCTAAACCAAGATGGAAAGCAAAAGACGCCCAGTGGGCCCAGTGTTCGTGATGAGATTGAGAAACCTGAGCGAAAAGAAAAACAGGTCTGGCTGAAAGAATCGAGTTATTGGGATTTCATAGTGAAAGACGACAACGCCAAAGAGGACAAGTCCTGTTGTGGTGGGATGGATCGACTTGACAAAGAGGAAGAGCGAACAAGAATTTCCTTTGATATGTTTGACTCTCAGTATGTGAGTGAGGATGAAAGTGGAAGTGAGTGTGACATTGCAGCTTCTGATTACCTAAAGGCAGAATCAACTATGCGGATTCAGCCTACTCAACCTACTGGTAAAGGACTGAATACCAACATGTTTCTTTATACAGAAAAGGGAAGGGAGCAAAAGTCTCTTGTGGTGAAATTCTTGCCGAAATCAGCCAAGGAGGAGAATATTCATGTTGCTTTTGCATTTTTTGGGCCAATCTCCAAAATCTGCATAGTACCTTCAAGGGAAGAGAATTGGTTCAATTATGCTTATGTGTACTTCAAG ACAGAGGAAGGACTGAGGAAAGCTCTAACAAGAAGAGAAATGGTTGTGGGTGGTGCAGATGTTGCTGTGGAAGCTGGTTCTCCTTTGCTGAAAATGCCTGACAGGATTTGTTCTCCTGATCTAGTCAGAGTTCCTAATGTTCCCACAGCTTTACTGAAAAATCCAACACGAACAGTTATGATCAAAGGTCTGCACGAGGGTCTAGCTTTTCATCATCTGAGACGTGCACTCTCCTCCTGCGGATGCATCTCTAGCTTCACCATGGGCCCCTCAAGTGATGTCGTGTATGTTGAGTTCGAG ACAGAAGATGCCAAAGAAAAGGCCCTTGCGACACCCTTTATCTCTGTTTCAGGAAAGCAGCTCTCTCTCCTCAGAATCGATACGCCAAGAACAACGGTTGTGCGGATTTCAAATACTGCCAAAACCGTAAATGCAAAGATATACCACATCTGTGCTTCATATGGGAAAATCAAGAGATTAGTTCGTAGAGGTATCGACATCGTTGACGTGCAGTTCCAGCTgattgagtgggcaaacatggtCAAGATTCTCAATAG ATTAAATGGGTTGGTAATAGATGGACACCGATGGGTTGCACGGCCGGGGACTGTTATACCAGCTGAAATCCTTCAAACCCTTTGGAGCGAGCCAGATGGACGGCAATACGTGTGCTCCCTGATTCAGAAACTGTGTGGGGAAATCCAAGGGGGTCTAATCGATGCGGCTGATGTAACTGGTCTTGTATCAGTATACTATAGAGAAGCCCTGGCGGGGACTGTTGTACCAGCTGAAATTCATCGAACCATTTGGAGTGATCCAGATGGACAGCAGAAACTGCGCAAGGAATTCCAAGGAGCGTCAATGGATATGGCTGAGGTAGCTGGGAGTTGA
- the LOC131240424 gene encoding uncharacterized protein LOC131240424 isoform X2, translating into MALCRLSVAEKRLLLQKEGFFKPARRWCSSSASPSTSKKSKKTSPSKKMESMKEQRAIAVESVVKKYMELNPGVFPKVTQVHEEVGGSWYILKDILTVLKERMTVNTQIQTEIASAKEDTTVEEASKVTTIEENPDSSTPKSRVQLSDTTADLHMHQKSLTGEKSLVTVEKASDATVMVEDSNNAKLVEARDGYQLSDKHSNEAMQQHERDQEASEQLAGMISQMLGEEADRESPNGFYSNDAKSNKGTLVENEDNLPERKVTSSLAQDWKSVPSSMPVSNGRKVTSLSDIFKTQEMDARADEQMGMANGASKNAWFSDVTKGTPTGDNDRRESRNSGLRPVKDFAKSPQLRAIFDQFYRPNRGPRHENSRVIVPERSRLLNQDGKQKTPSGPSVRDEIEKPERKEKQVWLKESSYWDFIVKDDNAKEDKSCCGGMDRLDKEEERTRISFDMFDSQYVSEDESGSECDIAASDYLKAESTMRIQPTQPTDVAVEAGSPLLKMPDRICSPDLVRVPNVPTALLKNPTRTVMIKGLHEGLAFHHLRRALSSCGCISSFTMGPSSDVVYVEFETEDAKEKALATPFISVSGKQLSLLRIDTPRTTVVRISNTAKTVNAKIYHICASYGKIKRLVRRGIDIVDVQFQLIEWANMVKILNRLNGLVIDGHRWVARPGTVIPAEILQTLWSEPDGRQYVCSLIQKLCGEIQGGLIDAADVTGLVSVYYREALAGTVVPAEIHRTIWSDPDGQQKLRKEFQGASMDMAEVAGS; encoded by the exons atggccCTCTGTCGTCTCTCTGTTGCAGAGAAAAGGCTCCTCTTGCAGAAAGAAG GATTTTTTAAACCAGCAAGAAGATGGTgttcttcttctgcttctcctTCTACTTCTAAGAAGAGTAAGAAGACATCTCCTTCCAAGAAAATGGAATCCATGAAAGAGCAGAGAGCGATTGCCGTCGAATCCGTAGTCAAGAA ATATATGGAATTGAATCCTGGAGTCTTCCCGAAAGTGACACAAGTTCATGAAGAAGTTGGGGGATCATGGTACATCTTGAAAGACATCCTTACGGTACTGAAGGAAAGGATGACGGTCAATACTCAGATTCAGACAGAAATCGCAAGTGCAAAAGAAGATACTACTGTAGAGGAAGCTTCTAAGGTCACAACAATAGAAGAAAATCCAGATAGTTCCACGCCCAAAAGTAGAGTTCAACTATCAGACACAACGGCTGATCTTCACATGCATCAGAAATCTCTGACAGGTGAAAAATCACTTGTGACAGTAGAGAAGGCTTCTGATGCTACGGTGATGGTAGAAGATTCAAATAATGCCAAGCTAGTTGAGGCTCGGGATGGATATCAACTGTCAGATAAGCATTCAAACGAAGCCATGCAGCAGCATGAGAGAGACCAAGAGGCATCAGAGCAGCTAGCTGGAATGATTAGTCAAATGCTTGGGGAAGAAGCTGATAGAGAATCGCCGAATGGTTTTTATTCAAATGATGCGAAATCAAATAAAGGCACATTGGTAGAAAATGAGGACAACCTGCCAGAAAGAAAGGTGACTTCTTCTCTGGCCCAAGATTGGAAGTCTGTTCCGTCAAGCATGCCTGTATCCAACGGGCGAAAGGTCACCAGCTTATCTGATATATTCAAAACTCAAGAGATGGATGCGAGAGCAGATGAGCAAATGGGCATGGCAAATGGTGCCTCAAAAAATGCTTGGTTTTCAGATGTGACGAAAGGAACACCCACTGGTGACAATGATAGGAGAGAAAGCAGAAATAGTGGGCTTAGACCCGTCAAAGATTTTGCTAAATCACCACAGCTGCGTGCCATTTTTGATCAGTTTTATCGGCCTAATCGAGGCCCGAGACATGAAAATTCAAGGGTCATTGTGCCCGAAAGGTCGAGGCTTCTAAACCAAGATGGAAAGCAAAAGACGCCCAGTGGGCCCAGTGTTCGTGATGAGATTGAGAAACCTGAGCGAAAAGAAAAACAGGTCTGGCTGAAAGAATCGAGTTATTGGGATTTCATAGTGAAAGACGACAACGCCAAAGAGGACAAGTCCTGTTGTGGTGGGATGGATCGACTTGACAAAGAGGAAGAGCGAACAAGAATTTCCTTTGATATGTTTGACTCTCAGTATGTGAGTGAGGATGAAAGTGGAAGTGAGTGTGACATTGCAGCTTCTGATTACCTAAAGGCAGAATCAACTATGCGGATTCAGCCTACTCAACCTACTG ATGTTGCTGTGGAAGCTGGTTCTCCTTTGCTGAAAATGCCTGACAGGATTTGTTCTCCTGATCTAGTCAGAGTTCCTAATGTTCCCACAGCTTTACTGAAAAATCCAACACGAACAGTTATGATCAAAGGTCTGCACGAGGGTCTAGCTTTTCATCATCTGAGACGTGCACTCTCCTCCTGCGGATGCATCTCTAGCTTCACCATGGGCCCCTCAAGTGATGTCGTGTATGTTGAGTTCGAG ACAGAAGATGCCAAAGAAAAGGCCCTTGCGACACCCTTTATCTCTGTTTCAGGAAAGCAGCTCTCTCTCCTCAGAATCGATACGCCAAGAACAACGGTTGTGCGGATTTCAAATACTGCCAAAACCGTAAATGCAAAGATATACCACATCTGTGCTTCATATGGGAAAATCAAGAGATTAGTTCGTAGAGGTATCGACATCGTTGACGTGCAGTTCCAGCTgattgagtgggcaaacatggtCAAGATTCTCAATAG ATTAAATGGGTTGGTAATAGATGGACACCGATGGGTTGCACGGCCGGGGACTGTTATACCAGCTGAAATCCTTCAAACCCTTTGGAGCGAGCCAGATGGACGGCAATACGTGTGCTCCCTGATTCAGAAACTGTGTGGGGAAATCCAAGGGGGTCTAATCGATGCGGCTGATGTAACTGGTCTTGTATCAGTATACTATAGAGAAGCCCTGGCGGGGACTGTTGTACCAGCTGAAATTCATCGAACCATTTGGAGTGATCCAGATGGACAGCAGAAACTGCGCAAGGAATTCCAAGGAGCGTCAATGGATATGGCTGAGGTAGCTGGGAGTTGA